From the genome of Hymenobacter gelipurpurascens:
TGCTTCTGGCAGCACTTCCTCTTCGGGCGTGCGGTACATTACTTTGCCTTCCAAAAACTCCTCGATAGCCAGGTTGGTAGGCTTTGGCAGGCGCTCGTAGTGCTTGGAAATCTCGATTTGCTCGCGGTTCTCAAATACCTCTTCCAGGTTGTCAACCGTGGTAGCGAATTCAGCTAGCTTGCCATTCAGCTCCTCTTTCAGCTTCACGGCCAGTTGGTTAGCACGCTTCGAGATGATAGCAATGCTCTCGTACACGTTGCCGGTTTCATTGGCAAACTCCGACATATTACGGGTCACGATGGAAGCGGAGAGGTTATTAGGAGTCTTCATATGGCTTGATCTTCTGATGTGCTGATTTTTGATGTACTAATGTGCTGTTTTTTTTATGGAGTTGGCATATTGCTGTCCATCGGCCCGTAGGCGCTGGCCAACAAATCAACCACATAACTAGCAGCTTACTTTGCGGCAGTTGTTTCAGCAGGCTTAAGCTTGTCTGCCTCCGTGCGGGAGGTATCATACATACGCTCAGCTTCCTTGAGGTTTTTGCTCTGCGGATAAGTATCTACGAAGCTCTGGTAGAAGGCAATGGCCTCCAGATATCGCTCACGCTGCTTTTCCGGTACGCTTTCCCGGGCCAGGTCATACTGGGCGCTAAGCTTCAGGTAAGCAGCCTGCTCATTGAAACCCGACGACGGAAACTGCTGCTGGAAGCTGGTGAAGGCCGTCACGGCCGACTGATAATAGCGCAAATCGTAGTAGAGGCGGG
Proteins encoded in this window:
- a CDS encoding DNA-directed RNA polymerase subunit omega: MKTPNNLSASIVTRNMSEFANETGNVYESIAIISKRANQLAVKLKEELNGKLAEFATTVDNLEEVFENREQIEISKHYERLPKPTNLAIEEFLEGKVMYRTPEEEVLPEAPARRPE